TGAGGAATTCATGTTTGGAGTTCTATCTGCAGACTAAAATTTcactaatttaattaaaaaaaaaaaattacattcttACCATACAGCAAGGGAATCCAAGGCAATCTCAGGGTTCTTGAGCAGACCAGCAATCAACACTAATATCTGAAAGTACCAAGTCTCCAAGCACAGCATTATTGCCGATGCTAGTGATAGTTTCACAAACTCCCAAAGTCCAGAAAAGGCCTGCAAGGTAAAACCATTCCATGTCCGCTTACACCTACTACTTTTCACTATATAAATAAACTGGGCACCAACTATGATCCACCATGACAAGCTTAACACCAATGAAGTGCCTATTAATCCCAAACCCATCTGATACACTGCAAGCCAGGTGAGAAATAAATGCAGCACAAGAGTAGTTGCTGATATAACAGCAGGTGGGTTCACTATGCTCTGAGCTTGAAGGAATTTTTGTATCGGAAAATTCACAGCATAAGCAAAAACTTGAGGTATTAGACCATAAACAAACACTGCGGCTGCTGCTGCCACCTTGCTTGGTTCTCTTAGTAAGAGCAAGATAGGCTCTGAGAAAAGGTAAATCATAGTAATTGGTATCCCAGTTATAGTTAGCACAACCGTTGCTCTTTGGAGGTATGTGCCAAGCATTTCATATCTGTGAGCTCCATAAGCTTGACCACATAGAGTTTCCACTGCACTTCCCATCCCCAACTACAAGAACAAACATTAAAGATTAAACCAAATGAGAAAAAACACTGAACTGATCCATCCGACAAAGCATTTATTTGTGTTGATATCCATATTACCATGAGGCCATAGGCAAAGAGTTGGACGCCGCTATTGCCAAGAGAGGCAGCAGCAAGCTCAAGATTACCGAGATGGCCGGCGAAGACTCTGGTGGATAAGGACATCAAATTGTTGATCATGTAAACAAAAACTGTCGGTGCAGCCAGGCGGAAGAGGAGCTTAAGTTCAATCCATGAAGCCAAACGGAGGCGCTTGAAGTACGGCAATTGGTGATCGTTCAGCACCTTTTCGAGCCTGGAGTTCCCTTCAGAATGGGCAGGTGGATCAGGCAGTGACTGTAAAATGGGTTCCTGGAGTTCATCCTGAGACTCCATGAATGGGCTATTGGATGGTGATGGGTAGAAATTAATGGTATGAGGTTAAATATAAAAAGATTGAAAAGGATCAGAGGATGGAGtcatggagattttttttttccttttttatttaaatttttataaagtcAATGGAAGGTGAAATGCTTTTTATGCGTACATTATTAACAAACAGTCAAAAAGTCATAGTTTAATGATCGGAGATATCTTTTATCTTTGATTTGACTGAAGAACAAAACAAGCATAATAATGTATACAGAGTTATgttgttttctttctttctttctttcttttttctttcaatCTCCAACCAATTGTCTCAATCAACGTAGTTGCATATCCAAATCAATACGGGGACTcacattattttttattcttttcaaTTATATATAAGATGGCttcttatttaaatttgatttattataaatttatatataataaaatttatttatttaatatataaattttatatatttatattttaaatcatgatagaattaatttagataaaaattctTCGCATAATTAAGAGTAAATAGAAATTCTCACGGTCACTATTGAATCTTGACTTGAAAGATAATATCTTTATTAtaaggaaaaaaatataaaattaaaaaaataatataaacctTTCATGTGattaatataaaatcaaataaaataaaaaatattaaaatgaaattaatcacATGAATTCAAAGTTTCGGCATGaatcaaattaatttaatatttgatacatgcattttgcatagtcatttaggtttaatttcatggtcattttattttattgttagtcacttttagctaatttcattagttatttaaatagtttttcatgattgtctatttttggattaatttgtaattttactttagtttgtaggaaaaatggtgtttttgagggactaaaaaaagaaattatgccaGTGATGAGTAATTTCTACAGCCAAATATATAAAAAACAAGTTTGAAAGTTGAAGTGTGCAGTtgtcaaattgtgcataacttgctgcataagttgtgcagttctgcacaagaagaagaagaaatttttctATTCCTGCTGAAATCTGCATAAGTCACTGCGTGACTTATGCAAACTTACCCCTTACTTATGCAGCTTTACACAGAAGGCCCAAAAACTtgtcgaaaactgcataagggactgcataacttatgcagaccACTTATGCAATTTTATAGAGttttcataatgagctggcagaagattcccacaTGAAAAACACacttcaaacacaccattttagggctacttgtcagaaaaagatataaataggcccttatctCATTTTGGAAAGGGGGAGGAGACAAAAAGGGAGCAGCAGCAGGGGAAGAGTCAAAAATAGAGAGCAAAACGTCACCTCTCCATTTATAGACCAGATTTGGagtttttcttcctttcttgcatatttcctacctttcttgtattgggttttttagttcttagcttagattaaagatttatttccatattaactcagaatttcttataaatattatagatagtgagtagttttcattagattctggagtggggatataatatttgagatattttgtggattttaattgggtaatccatattttgtggttttaattaagttttattcatttcttgtgtgctcaatgacatgcttggtgtaggatcccattaagtattgttTTTAATCCATCGttaaagcaccgaaaggagaaaaccttgtgatagataattaagaaattgaacttaattaacttaggtctagaaatagactaaggattaagaggatttacagattaattaaggaacttaataagtcttgattaattttaactccacgaaagtaggattagattgattaagacactctttgtttcactcgaaagggtattcaaaggatttaagaattaatctccttaaaacccgtaaattccataagattgggtaaccaatttaaaaatcccaaaatagcttgaatatgaacccccgaactccggaatcgccatttttatcattgttaatttctaattgaatttaattgcttgccattttaaatcttgccatttTTCAATTTGCCTATTTTAATTTGatacaaatttagttaaatcattacattgttgaatagattattaattttgcacatatagacttcatacttcaatatctatcaatttattgctttaatttcaaaaatagttcaaattagtcaaatttttatatcaaaaattcaattattaacacaactcctcgtgggaataatatcttttctatattacttatacgacccgtgcacttgcggttgggctatatcaataatgaattgaatcaaatcaaattaattttgattatatattatttttaattttttttttaaagagagaAATTGGATTGAAACAACATATtggtaattaaaaaaaatcaaatataaaataaaaaaagataataaaCTCATATTTTATTTCTTATAGAAAGTCATGGAAAACGAGAAAATATCGAATTCAAAGAAGAAATCAACAAATAACAGCAAAgattttaggaaaaaaaaatgaatttgatTGAAGAATTCATCATCTGCCATCCTCACCTCTGAATTTTGAAGGATTGAgacaaatgaaagaaaatttattCACGGTTTTCTAATTTCATCATCTTCCATATTAGaaaatttaattgttatttaaaaaggaaaaggaaaggctACAGTAAAATTCCCAAAGCTAGCTTCATAAGCTTGTAGATCACTTGATGCTTGTTCGAATGCTTCTTGAAATGTAATCACTGTGCATGTTCCATCTGTTTCCTCGATTCTTTATTTGCTTTCTTAATCTGAAAAATAATCGATAATTTAACATGCTTTTTTGTCTTATCATGCAGTAATTACTCAAATTTGTGATTAGATTATCCATTAATAAGGCAAACATTGTGATTCACGAGTTGCTTTATCCAAACTATTTGGGCCTGCTCAATCAATGTCACTTAAAGCAGCACTCGTGCATTTTTTTCATTCTTTAGATTCTTGCCAAGTAGGTCACTCATCAAGAATACCACGAGTGTGATGACTTAGTGGTAGGCTCTGAAAGTTGAAGGCATCCAATTATGGTTCGATTTCTTTTATTGGCATTGATGACTTAATATTGTCTCCACTTATAGTGAATAGGTGAATCAACTACAGGTAGTCCGCTCTTGTGACTTTTTGGTGACTCATTGTGACTTGGTAATATATCCTCTAATGCGAGATTAATCAAAGACTAAAGGAAACCATTTAATCACAGACCCTAACTTAAGGGGCAATAACAATCACACTGGaaaaacttctttttttttacAATTAGAAATAAAAAAGTCACTTGTCAAGAATAACTTTTAATATTAGAGATGTTACTACTCAtcataaaattttatcataagaaGCAGAGATAAACACGTATCTATTttaataaatacatatttattttaactTATGCTAACATGTTCAATCAAAATAAATGAAAACTATTAAATATGTTTAAATTTGTAAGTGAAAGATATTATGCGATTGGCTGTTAAGTTTTAGCTAGACATATATTATTTTTaagcaaaataatttttattaagatTAAAAGATGGCCACAAAAAGGACCACAACCACCCAAAGCAAGCTAGACATATCCTTGCATAAAAGATTaggattttaaattattttttcttgcttttatttgattatttaaaTGCAAAATTATATATAACTATATGCAATCATttagtaaatttatttttttttaattttaaaaaaaatttttttgtttaaatttaattttttatgaaattaaaatacaaGATATATAGTGAGATctacctattaaatatataaattttacatatttatatctaatatttataatagattaaatttatataagAATTTGGCTTTGTTGAAGCTGTAATTATACTAGAATGGAAGTTTGCAAAATGGTACCTCCTAGCATTCCACACCATGCATATTAATTCCCTGTTTATTTCACACTATAAAAATGATTAGTTGGGATGTATGAATATACAAGAGAAGATGATAGATTTTCTTTTGGGTTTTTGAATAATTTATTAGGCCTAGAATGTCTACCTTTTACACGGAAGCCAAAAGTGAAGCCAAGAACGCAACCCAAAGGAATACCAACAAGGCAATGGCATCCCACGTTAATATATGCAATAAATGCTAGCCATCCACATCAAACTGCTACGCCTTCAAAatgatatcattttttttttctctgaaagGATCACCTATTATTCATGAAGAGGAAAAGCAATATCTTATCCTTAACAAGAAAATCATCTAACTGGAGAGGATGAACAGAAGTCCAACAGGGAATAGACAACCCAAACGAACAGTTCTAATTACCCAATCTGCACAAGAGTTTGCACTTCTAGGAACAAAGCAAACAGATAGCAATGGATAGATAAGATGATAACAGAGATCGAATATCATGAATAATAGCCTCTAATTCCCTAGGGATGGGCACTAGAGGAAGCATAATAAACTGAGAAAGCTTTAAAGAATCAGTTTCAATAGAGGCATCAAGAAAACCTCTGCTGGATGCAAAACGCAATGCCTCCCTAAGTGCAAAACCTTTGGCAGCAAGAGGAGACCAAGAATAAAAAGAAACAGCACTCCCATCAATCAAGGTTCCTTCAGAATCACAAACCATAATACCACACCCAGCTAAAGAGGAAGCCGGATCAAAAGACGCATCGACATTAATTTTAAGCAACCCAGAAACAGGAGCAAGCCACGCAGATGAAACATGCTTCCAAGCATGGTTTTGCTGAACTGATGAAGAGAGCAATTCTTCAAAAGCATTCTGCGCCTTGATAATAGATCTCATGGGATTCGGcggaatattataaaaaattgctGCATTCCGAGCTTTCCAAATCTGCCAACACAACAGGCTAGCCAAGATAATTAAATTACTCTCATTAGCTTGAGAAAAGGAAACTAACGATTGCCACCGTTGAAGGAAAGACCCAAAACCTTCCTGTCGAGGAATGAAACCAAGCCGCGAACCAAACCACACAGCTATGGCATGGTTACAAAAGAAGAAAAAGTGCTCAATAGATTCAAACCTGTAATCACACAGAGGGCACTTTGAAGACAATACACACTCCCTTCTAAAGAGATTTTCCCTTGTGGCCAAGGCATTAGAGCTAGCTCTCCAGATAAAAGACTTAATTTTGGGCGGAACCATAGATAAACGTAACATGCCAAGTCGGATTTTGTTCCACCATCACATCTATCCATTTAGGAGACGAATCCAATATCTGGATAGGTAGAGAATCCTTCCACCTAAGAGCTAAACCACCGAGTGTGATGACTCATTGGTAGGCTCTGAAAGTTGAAGGCATCCAACTACGGTTTGATTTCTTTCATTGGCATTGATGACTTAATATTGTCTTCGCTTATAGTGAATGGGTCAATCAACCATAGGTAGTCCGCTCTTGCGACTTTTTGGTGACTCACTGTGACTCGGTAATATATCCTCAAATGAGGGGTTAATCAGAGACTAAAGGAAACCATTTAATCACAGACCCTAACTTAGGGGGCAATAACCATCACACTCGAAAAACTTCTTTTTTTAtggttaaaaataaaaaagtcaCTTGTCAAGAATAACTTTTGATATTAAagatgttactattcatcataaaATTTTATCATAGGAAGCAGAGATAAACacgtatttattttaataaacacGTATCTATTTTAACTTATGCTAACATGTTCAATCAAAATAAATGAAAACTATTAGATATGTTTAAATTTGTAAGTGAAAGATATTATGCGATTGGTTGTTAAGTTTTAGCTAGACATATATTATTTTTaagcaaaataatttttattaaaattaaaagatggCCACAAAAAGGACCACTACCACCCAAAGCAAGCGAGACATATCCTTGCATAAAAGATTagacttttaaattattttttcttgCTTTTATTTGGTTATTTAAATGCAAAATTATATATAACTATATGCAATCATTtagtaaaattttcttttttttttctaattttttaggattttttttatttaaataaaattaagatataaGATATATTGTGAGatctatttattaaatatataaaattcatatatttatatctaaGATTTATAatagattaaatttatttaaaaatttggctTTGTTGAAACTGTAATTATACTAAAATGGAAGTTTGCAAAATAGTACCTCCTAGCATTCCACACCATGCTTATTAATTCCCTGTTTATTTCACAATATAAAAATGATTAGTTGGGATGTATGAATATATAAGAGAAGATGATAGAATTTCTTTTGGGTTTTTGAATAATTTATTAGACCTAGAATGTCTACCTTTACACGGAAGCCAAAAGTGAAGCCAAGAACGCAACCCAAAGGAATACCAACAAGGTAATAGCATCCCACGTTAATATATGCAATAAATGCTAGCCATCCACATCAAACTGCTACGCCTTCaaaatgataaaattttttttttctctgaaagGATCACTATTATTCATGAAGAGGAAAAGCAATACATCTTATCCTTAACAAGAAAATCATCTAACTGGAGAGGATGAACAGAAGTCCAACAGGGAATAGACAACCCAAACGAACAGTTCTAATTACCCAATCTGCACAAGAGTTTGCACTTCTAGGAACAAAGCAAACAGATAGCAATGGATACACAAGATGATAACAGAGATCGAATATCATGAATAATAGCCCCTAATTCCCAAGGGATGGGCACTAGAGGAAGCATAATAAACTGAGAAAGCTTTAAAGAATCTGTTTCAATAGAGGCATCAAGAAAACCTCTGCTCGATGCAAAACGCAATGCCTCCCTAAGTGCAAAACCTTCGGCAGCAAGATGAGACCAAGAATAACAAGAAACAGCACTCCCATCAATCAAGGTTCCTTCAGAATCACGAACTACAATACCACACCCAGCTAAAGAGGAAGCCGGATCAAAAGACGCATCGACATTAATTTTAAGCAACCTAGAAACAGGAGCAAGCCACACAGATGACACATGCTCCtaaacatggttttggtgaacTGATGAAGAGAGCAATTCTTCAAAAGCATTCTACGCCTTGACAATAGATCTCATGGGATTCGGCGGAATATTATCAAAAATTGCTGCATTCCGAGCTTTCCAAATCTGCCAACACAACAGGCTAGCCAAGATAATTAAATTACTATCATTAGCTTGAGAAAAGGAAACTAAAGATTGCCGCCATCGAAGGAAAGACCAAAAACTTTCTTGTCGAGGAATGAAACCAAGCCGCGAACCAAACCACACAGCTATGGCATGGTTACAAAAGAAGAAAAAGTGCTCAATAGATTCAAACCTGTAGTCACACAGAGGGCACTTTGAAGACAATACACACTCCCTTCTAAAGAGATTTTCCCTTGTGGCCAAGGCATTAGGGCTGGCTCTCCAGATAAAAGACTTGATTTTGGGCGGAACCTTCAACTTCCAAATAGAGTTCCATATTTGTGGAGAGATTGCCCGAGAAGAAGAGAGGCCTGCTGCTGAAAGATCCttcttcaaataaaataaatagacTTAACAGAGGGAATTCCAGAATGGGAGAAATGCCAAACCAGATTTGGTTCTCTGTTGATGGAACTAGGGGGAATTTTCAAGATAGCTGCACATTCCTGCAGAGAGAAGGAGGCATATAGATTGCTTGATCCCAATCATTAGTGGCATTATTGATAAGGTCCGCAGCATAAATCACAGGACTATCTAGTGGCCTTGTACTTTGTATTTTTAAAAGATGGCAAAGAAGGAATCCATGGCTCATTCCACGCGTCAAGAAAAGAAGGACCAACAACATTCCATCGAAGCTCCTTAGATAAAGCTTCTCTGCCTTCTAGTAAGCTCTTCCAATCCCATGAGGGATTGTTCCTTTTACCAGCCCTTAAAAAATATGAGGAAGGGAAATAGACGCCCTTAAGAACTTTAACCCGTAAAGCTTCAGGAGTCTTAATAACTCGCCATGCTTGTTTGGCTAGCAACGCTACATTAAACAAATTCAGCTCCTTGAAACCCAATCCACCTAAACTCTTACTACAAGAGAGTCTTTTCCAGCTCAACCAATGGATATTGACAGAATCAAATGATTTCCTCCACCAAAATTTAGCCGCCAATTTCTCCAAATCTCCAATAATACCTGTGGGCAACTTGAAACATGACATTACATTGGAAGGAACTGATTGAATCACCACCTTTATCAGAATCTCCTTCCCAGCTTGTGAGAGATAACGACATTTCCACCCCTGCAGCTTCTGGATGACACGATCATTAAGAAAGCTTAGAACTTGTGATTTGGATTTGCCCCAAGCTATGGGAAGGCCAAGATATTTAGCCAAATTGCCAGAATTTTGCATTTGGAGGAATCTACAAATATCATTCTGAGTCTCCATTGCAGTATTTAAGCTAAAAGTGATGTCCGATTCACTGAAGTTGATACGCTAGCCTGAGGAAGTACTATAAGTATCCAAAAGACCCTTAAGTTGAACCGCCTCATCCAAAGTTGCTCGACCAAATAAATTAGTATCATCCGAGAACAATAAATGGGATAAGATAGGACAATGGCGATTAATTTTGAAACCCATAATTGAATAAGAGGACACGGCCCTTTCCAATATTCGCGAAAATACATCAGAGACTAAAAGGAACAAGTATGGAGACATTGGGTCTCCTTGGCGAATACCTTTAGTGGGAGAGAAAGCAGCAGTATGAGTCCCATTCACCAAAATAGAATATCTCACAGTATACACACTGGTGAAAATCCAATTGATCCAAGTATCAGCAAAACCCAGTTTATTCAAAACAGCAACCAAGAAATCCCAATGCAAACTATCATAAGCTTTGTGGACGTCAATCTTAATTGCCATAGATCCATACTTACCCCTTCTTCTATTCTTTAAACCATGGAAAGCTTCATGTGCTATCACCCCATTGTTTTGAATACATCTATTCGGCACAAAAGTAGATTGGACAGGAGACATAATTCTGTCTAAGCAAGGCCTCAAATGATTTGCCAGGAGCTTCGAAATCACTTTATAATTGAAATTGCACAAGCTAATAGGCCGATATTCTGCAAAATACTGAGGGCAGTTATTTTTTGGAATTAAGGCAATAAGAATGTCATTTGCTGGAGGAAGAACACCATCGCCCAAAAAAACCTCCACCATGTTCACAGCATCTTCCTTAATAACCTCCCAATATTTCTGATAAAAAACTCCTTGAAAACCATCTGGTCCAGGGGCGTTATAAGCCCCCAAACTAAACACCACAGATTTTACCTCTTCCTCTGAAACAGGGCGGCATAACTCCAAATTCATCTCTGCAGATACTACTTTAGGAATTAGTTGGAGAATGTCATCAGAAGGAGAAATCGGGTTAGCTTCATACAAAGACTGAAAAAAAGAATAAGCTTCCTGTATAATAGAATCACCATTTTGAATCCATTCCCCCTGCCTAGTCTTGATTTTACAAATTTGATTTCTTTGCCGCCTAGAGATGgttgaagagtgaaaaaaatgagtATTCTTGTCCCCATATAACAACCAGTTGACTCTAGATTTTTGAAACCAGTACAGTCCCTCCATTTGCCACAAGGATTTGATCCGGTTTTTTAAGTTAGAGATCTCCTCCGAGTTAGCAGTAAACATAGAGGAAGATAACAAGTGGTCCAGCTGTCTAGAGAGATCCCCTATTCTTTTCTTCGAGTTACCAAAATGGTGCTTACTCCAATTCAATAGAACCGTCTTGTAGGAATTAAGCTTCTCACTGATATTATCTTGAGTGTGAGTTCTCCAAACTTCTTTGATAATATTCTCACATTAACTAGATGTTGGCCATCGAAGATCAAATTAAAAAGAACACTGGGCCATCCTAATCGATGAATTAAAAACCAGAAGAATTGGTCTGTGATCGGAAGCTCCCAGTTTCTCATGGAACAACATACTCCGAGGAAAAAGTGCCTTCCATTCTGGAGTAATCATCGCTTTGTCAATGCGCTTCATTACCCTATACCTCCCTTACTGATTATTAGACCAAGTAAAACGGTAGCCCATAAAACACATTTCTTCTAACttcgcataaaaaaaaaaaggaattgtaCGCTGCAGCAATATGATTGTTATACCCTTTCTTCCCCATTTATCCATAGGCGAGTTACAAATATTGAAATCCCCTATCAAGATCCACGGCTCATGAGAATGTAATTGCAAACTTCACAAATTATCAAGAAAAGAAATACGTTGCGAAGCCTGAGTTTCACCATAGATAAACATTACATGCCAAGTCGGATTTTGTTCCACCATCACATCTATCCGTCTAGGAGACGAATCCAATATCTGGATAGGT
This Hevea brasiliensis isolate MT/VB/25A 57/8 unplaced genomic scaffold, ASM3005281v1 Scaf287, whole genome shotgun sequence DNA region includes the following protein-coding sequences:
- the LOC110671428 gene encoding uncharacterized protein LOC110671428, which translates into the protein METQNDICRFLQMQNSGNLAKYLGLPIAWGKSKSQVLSFLNDRVIQKLQGWKCRYLSQAGKEILIKVVIQSVPSNVMSCFKLPTGIIGDLEKLAAKFWWRKSFDSVNIHWLSWKRLSCSKSLGGLGFKELNLFNVALLAKQAWRVIKTPEALRVKVLKGVYFPSSYFLRAGKRNNPSWDWKSLLEGREALSKELRWNVVGPSFLDAWNEPWIPSLPSFKNTKYKECAAILKIPPSSINREPNLIWKARNAAIFDNIPPNPMRSIVKALLKINVDASFDPASSLAGCGIVVRDSEGTLIDGSAVSCYSWSHLAAEGFALREALRFASSRGFLDASIETDSLKLSQFIMLPLVPIPWELGAIIHDIRSLLSSCLDDFLVKDKMFESIEHFFFFCNHAIAVWFGSRLGFIPRQEGFGSFLQRWQSLVSFSQANESNLIILASLLCWQIWKARNAAIFYNIPPNPMRSIIKAQNAFEELLSSSVQQNHAWKHVSSAWLAPVSGLLKINVDASFDPASSLAGCGIMVCDSEGTLIDGSAVSFYSWSPLAAKGFALREALRFASSRGFLDASIETDSLKLSQFIMLPLVPIPRELEAIIHDIRSLLSSYLSIAICLLCS
- the LOC131176944 gene encoding protein DETOXIFICATION 40-like translates to MESQDELQEPILQSLPDPPAHSEGNSRLEKVLNDHQLPYFKRLRLASWIELKLLFRLAAPTVFVYMINNLMSLSTRVFAGHLGNLELAAASLGNSGVQLFAYGLMLGMGSAVETLCGQAYGAHRYEMLGTYLQRATVVLTITGIPITMIYLFSEPILLLLREPSKVAAAAAVFVYGLIPQVFAYAVNFPIQKFLQAQSIVNPPAVISATTLVLHLFLTWLAVYQMGLGLIGTSLVLSLSWWIIVGAQFIYIVKSSRCKRTWNGFTLQAFSGLWEFVKLSLASAIMLCLETWYFQILVLIAGLLKNPEIALDSLAVCTAVSALLFMVSVGFNAAASVRVSNELGAGNPKSAAFSVVMVTLVSFIIAVIEAVIVLALRDVISYAFTSGETVANAVSELCPFLAVTLVLNGVQPVLSGVAVGCGWQAFVAYVNVGCYYVVGIPVGCLLGFKFDLGAKGIWGGMIGGTVMQTFILLWVTLCTDWNKEVEKAKMRLDKWDDSIDHHRISHIHK